ACTGGGCCGGGAAATCATTAACCGTCTGCAGCGTCTTCGTAAGAAGGCCGGCTTAGTCCCCACTGACGATGTCAAGATGGAATACGCAATTCTTTCGGATCCTGAAAATGTCGGTCTGGGTGAAGCCTTCCAGACGCAGGCCCAGGCCATTGAGAAGGTTGTACGCAGACCGCTCGAAAGGTTTGAGCTTGTTGATGGCAAGGTCCCTAGTGGTGATGAGGAACGCATgatcatggaggaggaacaagAAGTCCAGAAAGCGACTTTTATGCTCAGGTTGCTCAAACTCTAGACATTCGAGTAACTTAGATGTGTCATGCCAGTGCTTAGATATTGTTCGTTGATAGCTTATATTTTAGTGTTTTCGCAAGTGTGTTTGTTGAACGATAGCATTTAGTCTATAAAATTACATTTTATACATGGATTTGCCTTGGCGTTGGTAGGCCGTATTTCATCTCAAGaagaaaattatagtaagaaagaaatcaaaaatgtaattaaaaaaaggaagaggtctGCGCTTAATGCATGCACCTGAAATTTAACATCATAACCTGTCTCACCGTCTCCCTTCAAACTTTCTTCGACGCTGCCTATCAGCAACTCCAGATTAGTATTCGACTATCGGATATTCAATCTTACACCTTACCAGGAAGCAGTCTTTGAGCTTCATGAACTCTTTAGCACACATGTCTTTGTGGACCGAATTGTAGTCAGCAACAATGCACTTGCCATATGCCGCTGCCTGAGAAACGGTCAGCTGGTATCATGGCCCGACCATAGGACAGGTGTATACCTCTGCAGAGCATTTTGACGTGGCTTTTGCAAATTTCTCAATaggccttgttcttgttgatggcattttcttctttgattttgCTACTATTTTCCTTTACCTCGTCTGAAGTGATTTGATGTGATGCAGAAGGAATAGGGTATTACATAACCCGTCACATGACCTCTACATTCCATGTTGGGTTCCGCGCGACAAGCAAAACAATTGTCGGAGGTTGGGGACGAAGCCTAGTCTCAGCCGTCCAATTGCTTCAGCGAACGGTTTCGTTTTTGCATCCTCCTTTACCTGCTTATTTTTGACTGGTAGGCTTGAGGCCTGTGGGTTCTCGTTTCACGCCCAACCCTGTGCCTCGCAATGGTTGATTTCGTTTTCCGCCTCCATGACCTTTCTGCGAAAAACGCGCCCTAGGTCGCGGACAGTTCGATGCCTCCCGTACCCCCTCAGCGTAGACATTTGTCCTATGAAGACCCGTCGCTTTCAGACGAAGGTGCGTAATGCGTGAGCCCATGGAGGCCTCATTCAAACTTGCATAATAACCGGTTCCCGTATATTAGATGTCGGCCTTCTCTATCAAGTCATCACCCGCGCTGAGCGAGACCCAGAGGTGGAGCGCCTTCCATACAGAGTGTTATTCAAAGCGTATGATGAAGTCATCGCAGAACATGGCGTCGATCCAGATCCACGCTATGCCTGCTTGCGCTTCTTACTCAAGATGGGAAGCAAGAATATCTTAGGAGATTCCCTCTTTGAGAAATTCGAGAACCTACTTGAACGGATGGGAATAGTCATTGAGAttggtgaagatgattaTGAAGGCAATGACACTTATGCGGACAGTGTACCTTCAACAGATGGTCGGCTCAAAGCAAAGGTCGATCGCGACACCGCTTATGGAGAAAGCACTACACAGCCCACCCCGAGGAGGCGAGCATCGTTCAATTCCATGTATGATGTTGGTGATGACCCTACACAAAGGAGCTTCGCCAATCGCCCAAGTTCGCGCTCTTCCTTATCCCGTCTGCCAATCGACAAACCCGAATTCCCTAGTACCAGGCCATCACCAAAACGGGCGCTCGCTAAGCAGGCTGATTCGACTGACAGAACTCAGCTGATTGCGCAGTTCTTGGATGTTGGACGCCGCCTTATGAATAAAATGGATCTCTTGGATAGGGATACGGATGGACGAAATAACGGAGATCATGTCTCTAATGGAGTACATGCCAGGTATGCGGTTGATCGAGATCGCTCAAAGAGGATGGCCAAAGCCTCCCGGTCGCGCACACGGCACTCATTAAGCTCAGAAGGCTCTGACGGAGATGCAGAGAGTTCATCGGTATCCGCTGAAGGTGACGACTCTGTAGAAAAGCCCGAAGTTCCACTGGAATTGCTGTATAGACCATCGCTCTCCGATTTGCTGCGTGATGCGTCAACATTTAACATGTATCGTCAACGTGCTATTAACCGGCGGTTGCTTACGCAATGGTTAAAGAAAGCCATCCAAACTCGACAAAGTCATCAGCATATGGAAGTTGTCGCCATCAATCGCGATAGAGGCACGCTTCTTCGTCAAGCCTTCGAGACGTGGCACTCGATCATTCAAACGCAACGACGAGCAGCACAAACCGACCGCTTTTTTAAGCATCTAGAGGAGCGCGCTTCACGGGCCCGCGATCTCTACCTCGTAACCAAAGCTTTCACCCACTGGGCGCAGGTCGCTTCGGAAGAAGTAGCAAGGACTTCTGCGGCGCGAAGACATGTGCTAAGTGTCAAATACTTCAACGCGTGGCGCGAAATAACAGCCGTTAACGAGTTGAAGGCCCAAAGATTCGCGTTACGGCGACCATTCAAtatctggaagaggaaggtccATCATATAAAGGATTCCGAGAAAGAGGTGACTGTTGCCCACGACAAGAGACTTATACACGGCATGTATTGGAGATGGTTCTGGTCTTTCTGCGAACGGCGTGCTCCTCAATGGTATGACTATTGCCTCAAAAGGCGGTCACTGTTGTACTGGCTGCGGAAATTTCGTACAAACAGAGAACGCAACCATGAGATAGAAGTCAAGAACAAACATCTGGCTCTTAGTGCAGCGTGGCAAATGTGGTCTCAAAGGTCCAAAGCGATCGCTACCGGCAATAAAGAGGCAGCAGTCAAGCAGCGTCAACACCTTCTGCACAAAACTCTTGGAGAATGGAAAATCCAATCCCATCTTGCTCCTCCCGCGTCTCGTGTGTCTGGCATGGTTGATCGACGAATCCTCCAAACCGCATATGTTCAGTGGGTAAAGCGGATTCGAATGCTGCAGCACGCGAGAGAAATGAATCGTTTGAGAATCCTACGTAACTCGTGGACAACTTGGAATGACCTGCTTCGCTGTCAGGCCCTCAGTGCGCGGATCGAAGAACGTCTGAAAATCGAAACGATGTATAAATGGATATTGGCGGAAAGATTCTCTCTTATGCAGCGGATTCGAGATCAACGAATCACGCGCGAGGTGTTTTCTAGATTCGTAACGAATGTCCGTCGAACCTACACTCGTTTACTTGACCATGCCGAAGTACACGAGGACCGTCGGAATGAAGAGCTGCTAAAGGCCAAGCTAATCTGCTGGCGTGACCAGTTCGCACTTCAGCGTCACCGAGAATTCGTTGCCTTTGAATTCTATGCACCACGACTACTTCAAGAGTCGCTGATAGCTTGGCGATCGAAATCACAACATGTGGCCAAACTCGAAGGATGGGCTAATAATGCACAGTTCTACTTTACAGCAATCAAGACACTAAACAAGTGGCATGCAGCGACATTGGAATCCGCTAAGCGGCGCCGCCAGGCAGCTTACGCGAAGACACGAAGAAAGCTCAAGATGAACCTTGCTGCAAACGCTCTCGAAAACTGGCGTGCGAGGGCCCATGATGTATTCGACATGGATCAGCAGGCCTTGCAATTTAGTCGAAGAAAATCACTGAGCATTGCGTCTGAACTCCTGCATCGATGGCATGAGCAAACTGCAAAGCGAAATCAAGATAACCACGAAGCTGAAGTCTATCATTCGCGGAGAGTCGCTTACGACCAATTGATACGTTTGGCAGAGGCCTTGCTGGAATGCCACCGTTTAAATCAGCAAGCAGACAGTATGTATCGCGTACATGTCTTGGGACAGGCGAACGTTTGCCTGCGCAGGCTTAGTCTCCGTATTTTCCAAATCAGAAGCACCAATGAGACAGCAGAAGCTATGAAAGAGAGGAACTTGAGACGGCATTCAAGAAGTATATTCCGCCACTGGTTGGAGAAATTGAGATTGAACGTTGAGGCTCGGGATTCTCCGAGGCCGCTTGTTACACCTGCACGAAATTTCGACGGCCCAAGTGGGAATTTTAGGACAAGTCGATCTATATTCGATCCTTGGTCTCAAACTGAGACGCCTTTCAAATCCAACGACCTTATTGCGGATGCCCAGAATGTCTCGACAACTCCAGTGACCACCCCTAACTACCTGACCTCGCCATCCAAGCGGGCCGTACGGGCAAGGGCACTCGCACAGGCCTCTACGACTCCTGCAACACCGTTATACACGCCGTTCGCCAGTCGACTCCTGCGTGCAGGAACTACGGCACCGAGATCTGGCTCCAACCCACGAACCCGTAACGGCCGGGGCAGTGCTCTGGCCACGAGCGTTCGGTTCGTAGACGAGGAGCCAGAATCACCTACGAATGCTAGAAGGTCGGCTAATCGACGGATCTAGAGTTCCGAAATCTAGGAATACGATCTTGGATGTACAGTGTCTTGCTTAgtatttttcccttttccatGTTGGCGCTGTTTGGTATTGGCCTggagcttttttttttattgatacCCCACTTTGCAAGGCATGGATGGCGCGTAGTTTATATGAGCTTGTTTGAGTTGTTGGAAGCTGGCTCTAGACTCTGACACAAGTTTTTGTCTTGATTATATAGTTCATTGCAGCCTTGAATCGCTGTATAAACGCACAGATACCTTTTCCTGTTttgtagtatgtatgtatataaatCAGGTCACCAACGTCACTGTCCACATGGCTCAGTCACACGGCGGCAAGTGGAGCGGTGGGCGGAACACCAACGTAATTTAGTGCTCGACCACTTTAGACTTCcccaagctcctccagcttaCCTCCATTGATCTACTTCCGAAAAGCCCTCGACATTCTTCCCTGCGCCCTTTGTTGTTTTTGAGGCCCATTTCGAACAGTTCGTTCTCTGCTCCTAGCAATGGTGTAATTCTATCCTGAGCGCAACGAGCGACACCAACACCTACCCGCCTCTATGCGAGCGGTACTGCCGGGGAGGCCCCGAGCGAAGCTCCAGTCTTTCAGCACTGCGCTGTGGGATGGTCTCCGTGTCGTCGTAAGGGAAACCGCAATTCAGTCCTTGAATAGAGTCATGCGAAGGTCAAGCTCTGCTAACACTTGGTCCGTTGTTTTTGTTCGCTACAGGTTTACATCTCCGGCCATGCGCTGGTTATCCTCGGCGGTCCCTACACGCTCCTACAAACCATCTACGTCGACGATACCGAATCCCTAGAAGCCGTGACGATTGATGAAGCCTCTGGCAAAATTGCTGTGTGTGGCGGTCCggatatttttatttaccAGCCGTACGGCATCAAGCATGAAACCTTAAAAGTCCGTTACTATGAGGATGGTTCAGGAGAATTAGATATTCACAGCCCGGTTGCGGTTCGTGGAAGCGCAGGAGCGAATGCTAATTGCTTGTCGGTATAGTGGTCCCTTGTTCAGACATTTCGTTACGAGAACGACGATGAGACAATCCGGACCCTGTCATGGGGCTCCCCCGACGAGCTGCTCCTAGGGAATTCTCACCTCACGCTGTGGTTTTTGAACGATGTGCCGCGTCCAGTGTGGAAGCAAAAGCTTGCAAACCCTGTCAAATTTGCGCAGTTCTCTCCCGACTCAACTTTGCTGATTACGACTGGATATTACGACCGCCTAGTCAAAGTATGGCGACGGCTGTCGTTTGGCGCGGACGATGTTCGATTCGAGGTATCATACCTTCCACATCCTGCAATCGTCACAGGCGTCCACTGGCGTAAGCCATTTCATAAGGAGCAATCTATCGATAATGTCCTGTACACCCTATGCGCCGACAACCAGATCAGGATCTGGGCAATGATGGAACATCACTCTCCAACCGTTCTACAACTATGGACACAAATCGACATGGGCGCTTCTGTCCAACCAAGACATACGGCGGATCAGAGGGATATGTCTCGGCGATATGGCTTCGTCATTGATAGCAGAGACTTCTGTGTGGCTACCGAACAGGCAGTGCAAAGGTCTGCAGGGAGCAAGGGAAACCACGCTTTAGAGCATATAATCGAGGTCGCTAACAAAAGTCCCGAGATTTGCGTTGTGATAGATGGCCAAGGCCACATGTCGGCCTGGGCGCTCGAGGATGTTGGCTCCAAATCCAAGTCTGACCTGAATGccttcaacatcctccatGTTGAAGGCCTGAATTTTGCATTCATGCGGGGACTAGCTGCAGATGAAGACTATGCCCAGATTTGTGCATTTCAAAGCACACATTCAGGTGACTCGCTCTCCATTCTTGTGCACCATTTTGATGGCCGTATCGAATGGTATGATTCTCAAGTTGATACATTATTCGATCCAAGCCCTCGCAAAGACCGGATTGCCCTGAAAGCATCCTGGACAGGACACAATGGCCCAGTTAAGAAGATTGTCCGCAATGCGATCGGCGATACTCTTGTTTCACGTACAGATGATAACAAGGCAATGGTTTGGAAACAGAAACGAAGGAATAGCGGGTCGATGCTTATCCGCAAAAGCTCCCTATACTCAGATGAACACATTCATCGCACATGTGTGGTTGAGAATGGAGATTTCCTTGTAAATCTCCATCATAATGGGATATCTGTCTGGGATCTGCGCTCTTTTCATGCCAGAAAGATTGCTGCGTCGACCTTCCAGCTATCGAGTAAACCACTTTGTGTTCTCCCGATCCCCACGACGGAAAAGGGAATGGTGTACATAGCAACAATCGGGGCTGATAGGAACGGAATAGCTTGGGAGATCCGGCTCCCAACTGCGACAAAGCAAGCGAATGGAGCGCATAGTTCCCAATGCTGCTTACAGAAGTTTTGTACTTTCAATTTGGGCCTTGAAGAGGATATGTCATACATCTTGCCTGTTGACCCTGCAGGCCCTAAAGCTGAAATGTCTGGATTCTTCGATATATTCTCACCCGACATAGCGTTATCTTATACTCGGACGGGTATTGTCCATACCTGGGCTGCTAAGGTCGACAGAGAAAAAAGTCGGGTAGAATGGCTATTGACATCAACAGTTGAAACGGGAATTGCAAACCCATCCCTTGCCAGTGGAAGCTCCATCAGAAAAGCAGCTCTTGTGGACGAGGACCGTAGCCATTTAACAATCTGGGATACGAATGGCGCGCAATTGGAGTATGAGGAGCACTTTGGCCagaaggatatcatccgtGACCTGGACTGGACTTCCACACCAGATATGCAATCCATTCTTGCGGTTGGGTTTCCCCACAAAGTCATCTTGCTATCTCAGCTTCGTTATGACTACCTTGATGCTCGTCCTTCCTGGACCCAAGTCAGAGAGATCTGGATTCGGGACCTTACACCTCATCCTATTGGAGATTCCTGTTGGCTTAACAATGGCCACCTTGTGATCGGAGCGGGAAACCAACTTTTTGTGTACGACAACGAGATCGATGCCAACGATCGTCTAGTTTCACAACTTCGTATTCCATCGCGTCGCCACGGTTTCGTAGACCTATTCGAGGTTGTCAGCCGGTTGAATGGCCCATTGCCTGTGTTCCACCCCCAATTCTTGGCGCAGTGTATCCTAAGTGGCAAGAGTAATTTGGCACATTCCATTTTGATAAGGTTGCACCGGAAGCTCAAGTTCTATACTGAAGGCGATGACCTTGACGGTTTCTTGGACATGTCCCTGGAAGATTTCTATTTGGAACACGATGTGAGTTTGTTAAGATACTATTGTAATATCCAGTTATACAGCTAACAAGTTTGAAGACCTCACAGAAAGCGTCGTCTAAGGAACTACATTCTGCGTACGAAGATCTTTCGCTAGAGGATGAACCATCTGTCATGGACGAAAACACTGCTATTGTGCTCAATGAAAATTTAGCTAGAGTTGCTTTGCCACAACTTTCCAGTCAAGAGCAATTCCGCCTGGCTGATACTATCGAATGCGTTGCCACTGTCGAAAAGCATCGGCGCTCAATGGATGACAACGCTGCCCGCTATCTGCTGTTCTTCCGGCAGCATATGCTGCGAAGAACGCAAGGCGTCGCCAACAAAGATACAGTCTCCTGGAGAGAGATCGTCTGGGCTTTTCATAGTGGTAGCCAGGATATTCTTCTAGACCTTGTGTCGAGACAATTCGGCGGTAAGATGGTATGGAAGGCGGCCAGGGAGAGCGGCTTGTTCATGTGGCTATCGAATACCACGGCTATTGTAAGTATATTAAGACTCATCCCCTACCCCTAAGGTTCTATGTGCTGACAATTGGTAGCGAGCTCAACTGGAAGTCGTTGCCCGGAATGAGTACActaaaacagaagaaaagaatccaATTGACTGTTCACTCTATTACTTTGCTCTCGGGAAGAAGAACATTCTCCAGGGTCTCTGGCGCATGGCCCATTGGAATCGTGAGCAAGGTGCGACTCAGCGATTACTTGCGAATAACTTCCAAGAGCCTCGTTGGAAAACAACCGCTTTGAAAAATGCATACGCCTTGCTTGGGAAGCGCAGATTTGGTGAGCTTTGACCATACAGAAGCTCTGCGTCCGTTCAATATGCTAACAGCTCTTTCAGAGTATGCGGCggcctttttccttcttgcggATCACTTGCGCGATGCTGCTATGGTCTGTATCAATCAAGTCGGTGATCTCCAGCTCGCAATTGCCATTGTACGCGCCTACGAAGGGGATGACGGACCGGTGTTGAAGGAAATTCTGGAAGAGAGGGTTTTACCCGAAGCTGCCTCTGATGGAAACCGATGGATGGCTTCCTGGGCTTTCTGGATGTTGGGCCGTCGTGATATGGCTGTACGCTCGCTCATTGTAAGTCGGCAGATCAACCAGGCACCATTCCccagcttttcttttagtcCCTTATGCTGATTATTTTGGTATCTGTAGTCCCCAGTTGAAACACTCATTCCTTCCACACCTGCTTCTCCAGGAAGCCCTGGGATGATCCCGCTACATGCCAAATCGTACTTATCGAACGATCCTGCTTTGGTAGTCCTATACAAACAGCTTCGTGAGAAAACATTGCAGACCTTGAAGGGTGCATCTAAAGTCTCTGGCCCAGCAGAATGGGGCTTTGTCATACGCAATGCGCGCCTCTATGATCGAATGGGTTGTGACCTTCTCGCTTTGAACCTGGTGCGTTATTGGGAGTTCTTGGCCGAGCCTCCACCCGCCAAGGGAGTGAGGGAAATATCATTTGACCTGCAGCAAAATGGTGTTGATTACCGGAAGATGCTTCGACGACGAAGCAGTCTCGTGGTAGCAGACATGCCAATCAAGACCGGCGTGCCACCGTCTTCGAAGGCGCCCGATGCGCCGAAGAAACCACAGCCACCCCCGACCATGATCCACGAGCCTGACCCCAATTCGCTACTCGACAGTTTTGGGTTCTAGTAAAATCCTATCATGTGTGCTTTGCAGCAATCGGGCGTTGTCGGTAATTCTTGTGTGTCATTTTTGTATTAAGCCAACTTTTCATGTCGATTTGGTGCTACATGCGTTTTCTCAAAGGGGTGTATTGTATACTATGAATGCTAATGCTCAATGATTCTTGAGAATTTTCAAGTGAATGTAATTGTCCCATATCAATCGTGATCATTATTCAACATCGTCAACCATCAGCGAAACAGCGAACACGCTACATGATCCCAGACATCAAACATAGGCATTCCAAAAGGGAGCTTCCCAACAAATGAGATGATCAAAGCTTTttaaagaaacaaagaaagctaACCCAACAGGATTATTATCAGGACGGCGTCAGTCATGCCCGCTGATTTTCCAATATCTTCTTCCAAACACTGCTGTGAAACACACTACTCCCACTGTACGGTGCGGTGCTATTGTG
The sequence above is a segment of the Aspergillus flavus chromosome 4, complete sequence genome. Coding sequences within it:
- a CDS encoding putative centrin-binding protein Sfi1 (unnamed protein product) — encoded protein: MPPVPPQRRHLSYEDPSLSDEDVGLLYQVITRAERDPEVERLPYRVLFKAYDEVIAEHGVDPDPRYACLRFLLKMGSKNILGDSLFEKFENLLERMGIVIEIGEDDYEGNDTYADSVPSTDGRLKAKVDRDTAYGESTTQPTPRRRASFNSMYDVGDDPTQRSFANRPSSRSSLSRLPIDKPEFPSTRPSPKRALAKQADSTDRTQLIAQFLDVGRRLMNKMDLLDRDTDGRNNGDHVSNGVHARYAVDRDRSKRMAKASRSRTRHSLSSEGSDGDAESSSVSAEGDDSVEKPEVPLELLYRPSLSDLLRDASTFNMYRQRAINRRLLTQWLKKAIQTRQSHQHMEVVAINRDRGTLLRQAFETWHSIIQTQRRAAQTDRFFKHLEERASRARDLYLVTKAFTHWAQVASEEVARTSAARRHVLSVKYFNAWREITAVNELKAQRFALRRPFNIWKRKVHHIKDSEKEVTVAHDKRLIHGMYWRWFWSFCERRAPQWYDYCLKRRSLLYWLRKFRTNRERNHEIEVKNKHLALSAAWQMWSQRSKAIATGNKEAAVKQRQHLLHKTLGEWKIQSHLAPPASRVSGMVDRRILQTAYVQWVKRIRMLQHAREMNRLRILRNSWTTWNDLLRCQALSARIEERLKIETMYKWILAERFSLMQRIRDQRITREVFSRFVTNVRRTYTRLLDHAEVHEDRRNEELLKAKLICWRDQFALQRHREFVAFEFYAPRLLQESLIAWRSKSQHVAKLEGWANNAQFYFTAIKTLNKWHAATLESAKRRRQAAYAKTRRKLKMNLAANALENWRARAHDVFDMDQQALQFSRRKSLSIASELLHRWHEQTAKRNQDNHEAEVYHSRRVAYDQLIRLAEALLECHRLNQQADSMYRVHVLGQANVCLRRLSLRIFQIRSTNETAEAMKERNLRRHSRSIFRHWLEKLRLNVEARDSPRPLVTPARNFDGPSGNFRTSRSIFDPWSQTETPFKSNDLIADAQNVSTTPVTTPNYLTSPSKRAVRARALAQASTTPATPLYTPFASRLLRAGTTAPRSGSNPRTRNGRGSALATSVRFVDEEPESPTNARRSANRRI
- a CDS encoding WD repeat protein; translation: MRAVLPGRPRAKLQSFSTALWDGLRVVVRETAIQSLNRVMRRSSSANTWSVVYISGHALVILGGPYTLLQTIYVDDTESLEAVTIDEASGKIAVCGGPDIFIYQPYGIKHETLKWSLVQTFRYENDDETIRTLSWGSPDELLLGNSHLTLWFLNDVPRPVWKQKLANPVKFAQFSPDSTLLITTGYYDRLVKVWRRLSFGADDVRFEVSYLPHPAIVTGVHWRKPFHKEQSIDNVLYTLCADNQIRIWAMMEHHSPTVLQLWTQIDMGASVQPRHTADQRDMSRRYGFVIDSRDFCVATEQAVQRSAGSKGNHALEHIIEVANKSPEICVVIDGQGHMSAWALEDVGSKSKSDLNAFNILHVEGLNFAFMRGLAADEDYAQICAFQSTHSGDSLSILVHHFDGRIEWYDSQVDTLFDPSPRKDRIALKASWTGHNGPVKKIVRNAIGDTLVSRTDDNKAMVWKQKRRNSGSMLIRKSSLYSDEHIHRTCVVENGDFLVNLHHNGISVWDLRSFHARKIAASTFQLSSKPLCVLPIPTTEKGMVYIATIGADRNGIAWEIRLPTATKQANGAHSSQCCLQKFCTFNLGLEEDMSYILPVDPAGPKAEMSGFFDIFSPDIALSYTRTGIVHTWAAKVDREKSRVEWLLTSTVETGIANPSLASGSSIRKAALVDEDRSHLTIWDTNGAQLEYEEHFGQKDIIRDLDWTSTPDMQSILAVGFPHKVILLSQLRYDYLDARPSWTQVREIWIRDLTPHPIGDSCWLNNGHLVIGAGNQLFVYDNEIDANDRLVSQLRIPSRRHGFVDLFEVVSRLNGPLPVFHPQFLAQCILSGKSNLAHSILIRLHRKLKFYTEGDDLDGFLDMSLEDFYLEHDTSQKASSKELHSAYEDLSLEDEPSVMDENTAIVLNENLARVALPQLSSQEQFRLADTIECVATVEKHRRSMDDNAARYLLFFRQHMLRRTQGVANKDTVSWREIVWAFHSGSQDILLDLVSRQFGGKMVWKAARESGLFMWLSNTTAIRAQLEVVARNEYTKTEEKNPIDCSLYYFALGKKNILQGLWRMAHWNREQGATQRLLANNFQEPRWKTTALKNAYALLGKRRFEYAAAFFLLADHLRDAAMVCINQVGDLQLAIAIVRAYEGDDGPVLKEILEERVLPEAASDGNRWMASWAFWMLGRRDMAVRSLISPVETLIPSTPASPGSPGMIPLHAKSYLSNDPALVVLYKQLREKTLQTLKGASKVSGPAEWGFVIRNARLYDRMGCDLLALNLVRYWEFLAEPPPAKGVREISFDLQQNGVDYRKMLRRRSSLVVADMPIKTGVPPSSKAPDAPKKPQPPPTMIHEPDPNSLLDSFGF